In Ignavibacteria bacterium, a genomic segment contains:
- a CDS encoding DUF3857 domain-containing protein, with amino-acid sequence MKLFSFFTVLSFFLCVSFSNSFAQMEPPVKWGEIPMADLQMKSFPKDTNATALILCDYGESAFNDEFNIIFKRHLRVKILTAKGYDWGTHSVTLYTERATERIHDIEGITYRLDEKGAIVKNELSSSDIFEEEVSDGWTRYRFTLPALQPGCVIELRYNIITTSIARMRDWIFQHSEPVRWSEYRMRYPKAIAYAGVTRGFESFAVDDKEDVTQVFSGTALTYFKQPVVNCTQWRIAVKDAPAIREEPFITTTEDYLSKLDIQLAGYALPDFGQKRVLNDWPTVVTELLDDKYFYKIIDDTRQVRKLSEQLTAGLQAPEDKMKAIYDWVRSSIVWSGEHRVFAGQEVDDLLESKKGNSADITFLLISLLKTAGIDADPVIFSTRGNGAIQDIYPIISQFNYVTARATIGTKNYLLDATDPNRPMDLLPVKILGTRGLLIREKNWGWVGVSSDRVDEGSSSVSILLSEDGSVSGKLEKSLSAYSSLKLRQELSEKKETEIAKSQFDSERSGITLDSVLIGNKDSLGMPLNIKASFTSGSYAQRNGDMIYLNPQVIDRLWENPFKAPVRKFPVDYAYKRKYTTTVTINIPEGFEVKEQLKDMTAYGGARALSFTRQTKLEGKKMTVTCTTEIKEAQIKPLYYEQLRDLYATMASAGSEQIVLSRIQEKVQPVTAPLGNGGGTTEKTELPGKTEKTKSKVKKGKA; translated from the coding sequence ATGAAACTGTTTTCCTTCTTTACTGTACTTTCCTTCTTTCTTTGTGTTTCTTTCAGTAATTCTTTTGCCCAGATGGAGCCGCCTGTTAAATGGGGTGAGATCCCCATGGCGGACCTTCAGATGAAATCTTTCCCAAAGGACACCAATGCTACAGCACTCATACTCTGTGACTACGGTGAATCTGCTTTCAATGACGAATTTAATATTATTTTCAAAAGACATCTGAGGGTTAAGATTCTTACGGCAAAAGGGTACGACTGGGGTACCCATTCAGTAACCCTATATACTGAGCGCGCAACTGAACGGATACACGATATTGAAGGAATAACATACCGCCTGGATGAAAAAGGCGCCATTGTAAAGAATGAATTAAGCAGCAGCGATATTTTTGAAGAAGAGGTCAGTGACGGCTGGACACGCTACCGCTTCACGCTTCCGGCATTGCAGCCGGGCTGCGTAATTGAACTCAGGTACAATATTATAACAACAAGCATCGCCCGTATGCGCGACTGGATATTTCAGCACAGTGAGCCGGTACGCTGGAGCGAATACCGTATGCGCTACCCCAAGGCAATTGCTTATGCCGGCGTTACGCGTGGATTTGAATCTTTTGCCGTGGATGATAAAGAGGATGTTACACAGGTCTTCTCAGGAACCGCGTTAACTTATTTCAAACAGCCGGTAGTCAACTGCACTCAGTGGCGGATTGCCGTCAAGGATGCCCCGGCTATAAGGGAGGAGCCGTTTATTACTACAACTGAAGATTACCTCAGCAAGCTGGATATACAGCTTGCAGGCTACGCCCTGCCCGATTTCGGCCAAAAAAGGGTACTTAACGACTGGCCCACGGTTGTTACAGAACTCCTGGACGACAAATACTTCTATAAAATTATAGACGACACGAGGCAGGTAAGAAAACTTTCAGAACAATTAACAGCCGGACTTCAGGCGCCTGAAGATAAAATGAAGGCAATTTATGACTGGGTCCGTTCCTCAATCGTCTGGTCGGGTGAGCACCGCGTCTTTGCCGGGCAGGAGGTTGACGATCTTCTGGAATCCAAGAAGGGGAACAGTGCCGATATAACATTTTTACTTATATCCCTTCTGAAGACTGCCGGCATAGATGCAGATCCTGTAATTTTCAGCACACGCGGGAACGGCGCAATTCAGGATATTTATCCCATAATTTCACAGTTTAATTACGTCACTGCCAGGGCAACCATAGGCACAAAGAATTATCTTCTGGATGCAACTGATCCTAACAGGCCTATGGACCTTCTGCCGGTAAAGATACTCGGGACAAGGGGGCTCCTCATAAGGGAGAAGAACTGGGGATGGGTTGGCGTTTCATCCGACAGGGTTGATGAGGGGAGTTCATCTGTCTCAATTTTACTTTCAGAAGACGGTTCAGTTTCAGGAAAGCTTGAAAAGTCTCTTTCGGCATATTCCAGCCTCAAACTGCGCCAGGAGCTGAGTGAAAAAAAGGAAACTGAAATTGCAAAAAGCCAGTTCGACAGTGAAAGGTCGGGAATTACGCTGGACTCGGTTTTAATAGGCAATAAAGACAGCCTCGGCATGCCGCTGAACATAAAGGCATCCTTTACTTCCGGTTCCTATGCCCAGAGAAACGGGGATATGATCTATCTGAATCCGCAGGTTATAGACCGCCTTTGGGAAAACCCCTTTAAGGCTCCGGTCAGGAAGTTTCCCGTGGATTACGCATACAAGAGAAAATATACAACAACAGTAACCATAAATATTCCTGAAGGCTTTGAAGTAAAAGAACAGCTGAAAGACATGACAGCATACGGCGGGGCAAGGGCTCTTTCCTTTACGCGTCAGACAAAACTTGAAGGGAAGAAAATGACTGTCACATGCACAACTGAAATTAAGGAAGCACAGATTAAGCCGCTGTATTATGAACAGCTAAGAGATTTATATGCCACCATGGCCTCTGCCGGATCTGAACAGATAGTTTTATCGCGCATACAGGAAAAAGTTCAGCCCGTTACAGCTCCCCTGGGCAATGGCGGCGGCACCACAGAAAAAACAGAACTGCCAGGAAAAACAGAGAAAACAAAATCAAAAGTAAAGAAGGGGAAAGCCTGA
- a CDS encoding RtcB family protein: MLVNGIELNKITDELWEIPRHKEMRVPGRIYISKEMIESGLKNDEAINQVVNVAHLPGIQKYSLAMPDIHWGYGFPIGGVAATDLNDGVVSPGGVGYDINCGVRLLATSLEYKPLEKIIPKLIENMFRNVPTGVGSSGAIKKVSPQEMKRILRMGSHWAIQNGFGSDEDTEFTEESGMLKGADPESVFERAIERGLDQVGTLGSGNHFMEVDVVENIYNEDTARQFGLFKGQLVVLIHTGSRGLGYQVCDDYLKVLLKAESKYGFKLPDRQLACAPVKSDEGQRYLGAMQAAANFAWNNRQVIMHLAKKSLMETFNMSERDLGFHLIYDVCHNIAKIEEHDIDGKKKKVCVHRKGATRAFAPGSMNIPLRYKDTGQPVIIPGDMGRYSYVMAGTEKAMEETFGSSCHGAGRTQSRHQALKSAKGRDLISELNKKGISIQAHGHKTIAEEMPEAYKDVADVVNVMHNAGITLKVAKLRPVGVIKG; encoded by the coding sequence ATGCTTGTAAACGGCATTGAACTAAATAAAATTACGGATGAGCTCTGGGAAATCCCGCGCCATAAGGAAATGAGGGTCCCCGGCAGAATCTATATTTCAAAAGAGATGATTGAGTCGGGCCTTAAGAACGATGAGGCGATTAACCAGGTGGTAAACGTTGCCCACCTGCCGGGGATTCAGAAGTACAGCCTTGCCATGCCGGATATTCACTGGGGCTATGGGTTCCCGATCGGTGGCGTTGCGGCAACCGACTTGAACGACGGCGTCGTCTCTCCCGGAGGTGTCGGCTACGACATCAACTGCGGAGTAAGGCTTCTTGCCACTTCACTTGAATATAAGCCCCTGGAGAAAATAATCCCCAAACTTATTGAAAATATGTTCCGCAACGTCCCTACCGGCGTAGGCTCGAGCGGGGCGATAAAGAAGGTTTCCCCTCAGGAGATGAAACGCATACTCCGTATGGGCTCGCACTGGGCAATTCAAAACGGATTCGGGAGTGATGAGGATACGGAGTTCACGGAGGAGTCGGGCATGCTTAAAGGTGCCGATCCCGAAAGTGTCTTTGAAAGGGCAATTGAAAGGGGCCTGGACCAGGTGGGCACCCTGGGCTCCGGAAACCACTTCATGGAAGTGGACGTTGTGGAAAATATTTATAACGAAGATACTGCCCGCCAGTTCGGACTCTTTAAGGGACAGCTTGTTGTCTTAATCCACACGGGAAGCCGCGGACTGGGCTACCAGGTCTGCGACGACTACCTGAAGGTTCTCCTTAAGGCTGAAAGCAAATACGGCTTTAAGCTTCCCGACCGCCAGCTTGCCTGCGCACCCGTAAAGTCGGATGAGGGACAAAGATATCTTGGCGCCATGCAGGCCGCCGCCAACTTCGCGTGGAATAACCGCCAGGTAATAATGCACCTGGCAAAGAAAAGCCTCATGGAGACCTTTAATATGTCTGAAAGGGACCTGGGCTTCCATCTTATTTACGACGTCTGCCATAATATCGCAAAGATTGAAGAACACGATATCGACGGGAAAAAGAAAAAAGTCTGCGTCCACCGCAAAGGGGCTACACGCGCCTTTGCCCCGGGAAGCATGAATATTCCCTTAAGATACAAGGATACCGGGCAGCCTGTTATAATTCCGGGCGACATGGGGCGGTATTCATATGTAATGGCTGGGACAGAGAAAGCTATGGAAGAAACTTTCGGAAGCTCCTGCCACGGAGCCGGACGAACGCAGAGCCGCCATCAGGCACTTAAAAGTGCAAAGGGGCGCGACCTCATCTCAGAACTCAACAAAAAGGGAATTTCCATTCAGGCGCACGGGCATAAGACAATTGCTGAAGAAATGCCCGAGGCTTATAAGGACGTGGCAGACGTGGTAAACGTAATGCACAATGCAGGCATTACTCTCAAAGTGGCAAAGCTTAGACCCGTGGGAGTGATTAAAGGCTAA
- the cysK gene encoding cysteine synthase A produces MRANNVLETIGNTPEVRINNLFSSRVEVWMKLEKANPGGSIKDRIGLSMIEDAERRGILHKGSVIVEPTSGNTGIGLAMVAAVKKYEIILVMPESMSMERRKIMAAYGAKLELTPREKGMKGAIERANELVKENKNAWMPMQFDNEANTKIHRDATAQEIVKDFPDGFDYLITGVGTGGHITGVAEVLKERFPSTKVFAVEPQLSAVIGGGKPGPHPLQGLGAGFIPSILKTDLLDGTIEVTKDEAYEYALKAAREEGLFIGISSGAALAAVAKKLPEIPDGKRVLTFCYDTGERYLSVEGLFDQAEARAEKA; encoded by the coding sequence ATGAGGGCAAATAATGTGCTGGAAACAATCGGCAACACGCCGGAAGTCAGAATAAATAATCTTTTCAGCAGCAGGGTTGAAGTATGGATGAAGCTGGAAAAGGCAAATCCCGGCGGAAGTATCAAGGATAGAATAGGCCTGTCGATGATAGAAGATGCCGAAAGAAGAGGCATACTCCATAAAGGAAGCGTAATTGTTGAGCCTACCTCGGGCAACACCGGAATAGGCCTGGCGATGGTTGCCGCGGTGAAGAAGTATGAGATCATTCTGGTTATGCCGGAATCGATGTCTATGGAACGCAGGAAGATCATGGCCGCCTACGGCGCAAAGCTGGAGCTGACACCCAGGGAAAAAGGAATGAAGGGGGCAATTGAAAGAGCAAATGAGCTCGTAAAAGAAAATAAAAACGCCTGGATGCCGATGCAGTTCGATAATGAGGCAAATACAAAAATCCACCGGGATGCTACGGCACAGGAAATAGTAAAGGATTTCCCCGACGGCTTTGACTATTTAATTACAGGCGTCGGCACCGGCGGCCACATTACTGGCGTGGCCGAGGTCTTAAAGGAAAGATTCCCCTCAACTAAGGTCTTCGCCGTTGAGCCGCAGCTCTCGGCTGTAATTGGCGGCGGAAAACCGGGCCCTCACCCGCTGCAGGGGCTTGGCGCGGGCTTTATTCCGAGCATTCTTAAGACCGACCTTTTGGACGGAACAATTGAAGTGACAAAAGATGAGGCTTATGAGTACGCTTTGAAGGCGGCAAGGGAAGAAGGGCTCTTTATAGGCATTTCTTCGGGCGCCGCGCTTGCGGCGGTAGCTAAAAAGCTGCCCGAAATACCCGACGGTAAGCGCGTCTTAACTTTCTGCTATGATACGGGAGAAAGATACCTTTCTGTTGAAGGCTTGTTCGACCAGGCTGAGGCCAGGGCTGAAAAGGCCTGA
- a CDS encoding T9SS type A sorting domain-containing protein, producing the protein MKLFRLLFSFVIPVNFLVVIAFNQPFYPQTWEKINLPEQECLYSGAHITFSDKDNGWLWIYFQKESPYGDYYKYLYRTTNGGKNWNVIKSQTTKRFSWCTLYSTGPGDLKCVESFSSDSLFFVHTTSDGGASWDTTWVKGNAPSCMYFFDKDNGIIFSEYRWFTSDGGHTWTKGTDDGKLFSVTQVDFVNERLGWMVRSASSSVTDAGSILNTTDGGKSWQYQDTIAYLMYGVDFLDSLRGFAVGTNFVFGTGNFYSTTNGGKKWIQQSYYGMGAFRKVKFLDDKNGWITCGVPGSKNKGAILRTTDGGKTWTKQLENISADLEKMILLKDDRVAYVFGDGDDNQHHFLYRADLSGISEVSKEETTNPDDFSLQQNYPNPFNSSTTIEYSINKPSHVKLIIFNSMGKEVKKAITGYHEKGPYKFHWDGRDNNQRDLPSGIYFYRLTTENKRESKKLILLK; encoded by the coding sequence ATGAAGCTCTTCAGGTTGTTATTTAGTTTCGTAATTCCTGTTAATTTTTTAGTTGTTATTGCCTTTAATCAGCCATTCTACCCTCAAACATGGGAGAAAATAAATCTACCGGAGCAGGAGTGCCTTTACTCCGGGGCCCACATTACCTTCTCAGATAAGGATAACGGCTGGTTATGGATCTACTTTCAGAAGGAATCACCCTATGGTGATTATTATAAATATCTTTACAGGACCACCAACGGCGGCAAGAACTGGAATGTCATTAAGTCCCAAACCACGAAGAGATTTTCCTGGTGCACCCTTTATTCCACCGGCCCGGGCGATTTGAAATGTGTGGAAAGTTTCTCTTCTGACAGTTTATTTTTTGTTCACACTACTTCTGACGGGGGGGCAAGCTGGGATACGACCTGGGTTAAGGGCAACGCACCATCATGTATGTACTTTTTCGATAAAGATAATGGGATTATTTTTTCTGAATACAGGTGGTTTACTTCAGATGGGGGGCATACATGGACAAAAGGAACCGACGACGGCAAACTGTTTTCAGTCACCCAGGTGGATTTTGTAAATGAACGGCTTGGCTGGATGGTAAGGAGCGCTTCGAGCTCTGTTACTGATGCCGGATCTATCCTTAATACTACTGACGGGGGAAAATCCTGGCAATACCAGGACACGATAGCATACCTTATGTATGGGGTGGATTTCCTGGATTCCCTCAGGGGATTTGCAGTAGGGACTAATTTTGTGTTTGGGACTGGAAACTTTTATTCCACCACCAATGGCGGAAAGAAATGGATACAGCAAAGTTATTATGGAATGGGTGCCTTCAGGAAAGTAAAGTTTCTTGACGATAAGAATGGATGGATTACCTGTGGTGTCCCCGGCTCGAAAAACAAGGGGGCGATTCTCAGGACAACGGATGGAGGGAAAACCTGGACTAAACAGCTGGAAAACATCAGTGCCGACCTGGAGAAAATGATTCTTCTTAAAGATGACAGGGTTGCCTATGTATTCGGAGATGGCGATGATAACCAGCATCATTTTCTCTACAGGGCAGATTTAAGCGGTATCTCAGAAGTCAGTAAAGAAGAAACGACGAATCCGGATGATTTTAGTTTGCAGCAGAACTATCCAAACCCATTCAATTCAAGCACAACGATTGAATACTCCATAAATAAGCCATCCCATGTAAAACTAATTATATTTAACAGTATGGGAAAGGAGGTAAAAAAAGCCATAACGGGTTATCATGAAAAAGGACCCTACAAGTTTCATTGGGATGGACGGGACAATAATCAGCGTGATCTTCCATCAGGCATTTATTTCTATAGGTTAACTACAGAAAACAAAAGGGAATCTAAAAAACTCATCTTATTAAAATGA
- a CDS encoding archease gives MDNNTKYRFLEHTADIAVEVRGETLEELFNNSAQAWLEAVLGGDFVPYINDVKDVTLRELSSEELLVGFLSELNYLLFVHRWIPARVSGLTIEKDGDELLLIARLEGEEFSIERHSLKEEIKAVTFHNMNIVKQNNEFVTRIVFDI, from the coding sequence ATGGATAATAATACAAAATACCGTTTCCTCGAGCATACAGCCGACATTGCCGTTGAGGTCAGGGGAGAGACTCTGGAGGAGCTGTTTAATAACTCCGCACAGGCATGGCTTGAGGCGGTGCTGGGAGGGGACTTTGTTCCCTACATTAATGACGTAAAAGATGTTACTTTAAGGGAGCTTTCTTCTGAGGAACTCCTGGTAGGCTTCCTGAGCGAACTCAATTACCTCTTGTTTGTTCACAGGTGGATTCCCGCGCGCGTAAGCGGACTTACAATTGAAAAAGACGGCGATGAGCTTCTTTTAATCGCTCGCCTGGAAGGGGAGGAGTTCTCAATCGAACGGCACTCCCTTAAAGAGGAGATTAAGGCTGTTACCTTCCACAACATGAATATTGTAAAGCAAAACAATGAATTTGTAACAAGAATTGTCTTTGACATTTAA
- a CDS encoding DUF3857 and transglutaminase domain-containing protein, with translation MKWGEIPMADLQMKSFPKDTNATALILGDYGESFFDDNLNIVYKRHLRVKILTSRGYEWATHSVTLFTEKRTESISDIEGVTYRLDENGDIIRNKLNESDIFKEAYNDKWTRFRFTLPALQPGCIIEMRYTVKTTNPVLMREWVFQHNEPVRWSEYRVRFPKRIAYSGILQGYENFAVKEQEEVTQVFSGAAESFLGSPMPKCYQWRWVLKDAPAIRKEPFITTTDDYVNKVKLQLSGYARPEGNIEKVLEDWPALVKELLDRKDYYGRIEETSEVGDLAEKITMGINDPEEKLKAIYNWLRSSIVWSGEERVFPEQNPDDLLESKKGNNADITVLLLSLLKSAGIMGEPVILSTRENGRVLDLYPVISQFNYVIARINVGSKSFLLDATDPYRPMSLLPEKVLDTKGLVLNDENIQWIDIQSGTTSLNTSLVMLTVSEDGSVAGNFQKVITDYSLLNLRQELGGKKEVEVARENFETERLGISIDSVAFSFKEEPVLSVTISSTFSSNSYAQKNGSIIYINPQVADRIWQNPFKSEIRRYPVDYGYKRKTSTTVIIKFPEGYELKEKLKDISIYGGNKDFSFKRLSEIQGNTLFLKSSIGISSTQIGPEFYEQLRTFYEKIVSAESEQIVLSRIPAQTVDAAAPVSGGKTP, from the coding sequence ATGAAGTGGGGTGAAATTCCGATGGCTGATCTTCAGATGAAATCTTTCCCGAAGGATACCAACGCTACGGCACTCATACTTGGTGACTACGGGGAATCTTTTTTTGACGATAATCTTAATATAGTATATAAAAGACACCTGAGGGTGAAGATACTTACTTCCAGAGGATATGAATGGGCTACTCACTCGGTTACATTGTTTACAGAAAAACGCACAGAATCGATAAGCGATATAGAAGGGGTGACTTACCGTCTTGATGAAAACGGGGATATAATAAGGAATAAGTTGAATGAGAGCGATATATTTAAGGAAGCATATAACGATAAGTGGACGCGCTTCCGCTTTACTCTTCCTGCCTTGCAGCCGGGATGTATTATTGAGATGCGCTATACTGTTAAGACTACCAATCCTGTATTGATGAGGGAATGGGTATTTCAGCATAATGAGCCGGTGCGCTGGAGTGAATACCGCGTCCGTTTTCCAAAGAGAATTGCTTACTCAGGTATTCTGCAGGGCTATGAGAATTTTGCAGTAAAAGAACAGGAAGAAGTTACACAGGTATTCTCAGGCGCTGCGGAATCTTTTTTGGGTTCACCTATGCCAAAATGCTATCAGTGGCGCTGGGTTCTTAAGGATGCACCAGCCATCAGGAAGGAACCATTCATTACTACTACAGACGATTATGTGAATAAAGTAAAGCTGCAGCTTTCCGGTTATGCCCGGCCTGAAGGTAATATAGAAAAAGTGCTCGAGGATTGGCCGGCGCTTGTAAAGGAACTGCTGGATCGTAAGGATTATTATGGCAGGATTGAAGAGACGAGCGAAGTCGGAGATCTGGCAGAAAAGATTACCATGGGAATTAACGACCCGGAAGAAAAGTTAAAAGCCATATATAATTGGCTCCGCTCTTCGATTGTTTGGTCCGGTGAGGAGCGCGTTTTTCCTGAGCAGAATCCGGACGACCTTCTGGAATCTAAAAAGGGCAACAATGCCGACATTACTGTCCTGCTCCTGTCCCTACTGAAAAGTGCAGGAATAATGGGGGAACCGGTCATTTTAAGCACACGCGAAAATGGCAGGGTTTTGGACCTTTACCCGGTCATATCGCAATTTAACTATGTGATCGCCAGGATAAATGTGGGCTCAAAATCTTTTCTTCTGGATGCAACTGACCCATACAGGCCAATGAGTCTGCTGCCCGAAAAGGTGCTTGATACAAAGGGATTGGTTCTTAACGATGAAAACATCCAATGGATAGACATTCAATCCGGTACGACCAGTTTAAATACTTCGCTTGTAATGCTTACAGTCTCAGAAGACGGCTCAGTAGCCGGGAATTTTCAAAAGGTGATAACCGACTACAGTCTTTTGAATCTCCGTCAGGAACTAGGCGGGAAAAAAGAGGTTGAAGTTGCCCGCGAAAATTTTGAAACAGAGAGGCTGGGCATCTCTATTGATTCCGTCGCTTTCAGCTTTAAGGAAGAGCCGGTATTATCCGTGACAATTTCTTCAACTTTCTCATCAAATTCCTATGCTCAAAAAAACGGCTCAATAATCTATATAAACCCACAGGTAGCTGACCGCATCTGGCAAAATCCTTTTAAGTCTGAGATAAGAAGATACCCCGTTGATTACGGCTATAAAAGGAAAACTTCAACAACAGTAATTATAAAATTCCCCGAAGGCTATGAGCTTAAGGAAAAATTAAAAGACATTTCGATTTATGGAGGGAATAAGGACTTTTCATTTAAGCGCCTTTCAGAGATTCAGGGGAATACACTTTTTCTAAAGAGCAGCATTGGAATAAGTTCAACACAGATCGGTCCCGAATTTTACGAACAGCTAAGAACCTTCTATGAAAAAATAGTCTCGGCCGAGTCAGAGCAGATAGTTTTATCGCGCATTCCGGCTCAAACTGTAGATGCTGCTGCACCGGTCTCCGGCGGAAAAACACCATAA
- a CDS encoding serine acetyltransferase: protein MHAESFSAKLFRLRQPPNVILPEKNEVQNFAEEFLQILFPHFGKKIFYSPKDIEVELLLIKKKLLHILRPLQSSILMEVDDIAENFCVKSSEIHEKLMLDAEAILKGDPAAESIDEVIMTYPGFFAIAIFRIAHEFYAMHVPFFPRILTEYAHQMTGIDIHPGAEIGRSFFIDHGTGIVIGETSMIGDNVKLYQGVTLGALSVSKKMAKSKRHPTIESDSVIYSGATILGGETVIGHHSVIGGNVWLTQSVPPYSIVYHKSEIKVRSIKQSEEEPINYSI, encoded by the coding sequence ATGCATGCAGAATCGTTTTCAGCAAAACTCTTCAGGCTCAGGCAGCCACCTAATGTAATACTGCCCGAGAAAAATGAAGTGCAGAATTTTGCAGAAGAATTCCTGCAGATACTATTTCCCCATTTCGGGAAAAAGATATTCTATTCGCCCAAGGATATTGAGGTTGAACTTCTGCTGATAAAGAAAAAGCTGCTGCATATTTTAAGGCCCCTGCAGTCCTCCATACTGATGGAGGTGGATGATATAGCGGAGAATTTCTGCGTCAAGAGCTCGGAAATTCATGAAAAACTCATGCTTGATGCCGAGGCGATCCTTAAGGGCGACCCGGCAGCAGAAAGCATCGACGAGGTGATTATGACCTACCCGGGATTCTTTGCAATTGCAATCTTCAGGATAGCCCATGAGTTTTACGCCATGCACGTGCCGTTTTTCCCGCGCATTTTAACTGAATATGCCCACCAGATGACGGGAATTGACATCCATCCCGGAGCCGAAATTGGTCGCTCGTTTTTTATTGACCATGGCACCGGTATTGTTATAGGCGAAACTAGCATGATTGGCGATAATGTGAAACTCTATCAGGGCGTGACGCTGGGCGCTTTGAGTGTCAGCAAGAAAATGGCAAAATCAAAAAGGCATCCTACAATTGAAAGCGACTCGGTTATCTATTCCGGGGCAACGATATTAGGAGGAGAGACCGTAATAGGGCACCACAGCGTAATTGGAGGAAATGTGTGGCTTACACAGAGTGTGCCGCCTTATTCTATAGTATATCATAAAAGTGAAATTAAAGTAAGAAGCATAAAGCAGTCGGAAGAGGAACCAATTAATTACTCAATTTAA